Proteins encoded together in one Desulfovibrio sp. window:
- a CDS encoding FAD-dependent oxidoreductase: protein MELGDLAILGGGICGLYIGSELAKRGRDFSLFEAESVPGGLSRTLRTGHFSWDLGVHALYGKDPAFAGYLRSLPIRYQSCDRQVKICHISNEGLHQLDYPFENGLHQLPDDDWEDCVVGYMESRANNKVDFKSLEDWIVRGLGSGIARCFMVPYNKKIWNSPLERISPRLVSNKIEPEPFEKVLRGAMGQNFVGRAYQAKFLYPKGGVQTLVDHYYELVGPHAQMDKAVSRIVPAEGGHVIEFVDGQARAFKQLISTIPLTTLIDSLPYRELAPLRRELRHNNTVFIMVGLKDGRSFANFDSCHWVFFAHDEVFYRITMMHNFSDDFPAAVVAEHTAKDGQTADPAAIAEQVVRDLLRRGVLRSMDDIRTVDAHYQAHTYPIPTVGLHSLKTFAKKFLAGKGIHLVGRSGAWDYLNIDGVVASANTFLNEFRPDQRGEVLLAAGG, encoded by the coding sequence ATGGAACTTGGCGACCTGGCGATTCTGGGCGGCGGCATATGCGGCCTGTACATTGGTTCGGAGCTGGCGAAACGAGGGCGGGACTTCTCCCTCTTCGAGGCAGAGTCTGTTCCGGGCGGGCTGTCGAGAACGCTCCGTACAGGTCATTTCTCCTGGGACCTTGGAGTGCACGCCCTCTATGGCAAGGACCCCGCTTTCGCCGGGTACCTGCGTTCGCTTCCCATACGATACCAATCCTGCGACCGACAGGTGAAGATCTGCCATATCTCGAACGAGGGATTGCACCAATTGGACTACCCCTTCGAGAACGGCCTGCATCAGCTGCCGGATGACGACTGGGAGGACTGCGTTGTGGGCTATATGGAGTCCCGCGCCAACAACAAGGTGGATTTTAAAAGCCTCGAAGACTGGATTGTAAGGGGTCTTGGTTCGGGCATCGCCAGATGCTTCATGGTTCCATACAACAAGAAGATTTGGAACAGTCCGCTCGAAAGGATATCCCCCCGCCTCGTGTCCAACAAGATCGAACCGGAGCCCTTTGAAAAGGTGTTACGCGGCGCCATGGGCCAGAATTTCGTGGGACGTGCCTACCAGGCCAAGTTTCTCTACCCCAAGGGAGGTGTCCAGACCCTGGTGGATCACTATTACGAACTGGTAGGTCCGCATGCGCAAATGGATAAGGCGGTTTCCCGCATCGTCCCGGCGGAGGGAGGGCATGTGATCGAGTTCGTGGATGGCCAGGCTCGGGCCTTCAAACAGTTGATCTCCACCATCCCGCTGACGACCCTAATCGATTCCCTGCCCTACAGGGAACTGGCGCCTCTCAGGCGCGAGCTCAGGCACAACAATACGGTGTTCATCATGGTCGGGCTAAAAGATGGGCGCAGCTTCGCGAACTTCGACTCCTGTCACTGGGTATTCTTCGCGCACGATGAGGTATTCTACCGCATCACCATGATGCACAACTTCTCGGACGATTTCCCGGCCGCTGTGGTGGCCGAACATACCGCGAAGGACGGCCAGACGGCCGACCCGGCAGCCATCGCGGAGCAGGTGGTGCGGGATCTCCTGCGCCGTGGAGTGCTGCGCTCCATGGACGACATCAGGACCGTGGACGCGCACTACCAGGCCCACACATATCCCATCCCCACAGTGGGGCTGCACAGTCTGAAAACCTTCGCCAAAAAGTTCCTGGCGGGCAAGGGAATCCACCTGGTGGGCCGGAGCGGCGCGTGGGATTATCTCAACATCGACGGCGTTGTCGCCTCGGCTAACACTTTCCTGAATGAGTTCCGGCCTGACCAGCGCGGAGAAGTTCTCCTCGCGGCCGGGGGATGA
- a CDS encoding 3',5'-cyclic-nucleotide phosphodiesterase — protein MKLRVLGCSGSDLPGHNLTSFLINDHILLDAGSVTSNLSLDEQAAITDIFVTHPHLDHIKDILFLADNLIEFSGHHNRPPVNIRGLPEVLDAISTHLLNDTIWPDFTVIPANSPVLTYVPMPSRTPISVGGLTFSNCPVNHAKFASGFVVWGTGDDEVLAYTGDIGQSPGWWEYLATLPVMVKNLITEASFPNHLEELALVSKHLTPRLLRQELEHLPYRPKLYIYHMKSPFSEQIQEELHLAMDGYSYHLMREEESFDF, from the coding sequence ATGAAGCTACGCGTCCTTGGTTGTTCCGGCTCGGATCTGCCCGGACACAACCTCACGTCCTTTCTGATTAACGACCACATTCTCCTGGACGCTGGTTCTGTCACCTCCAATCTTTCACTCGACGAACAGGCCGCCATCACGGACATTTTCGTCACCCATCCGCACCTCGACCACATCAAGGATATCCTTTTCCTGGCCGACAACCTCATCGAGTTTTCCGGCCACCACAACCGCCCTCCAGTGAACATCCGGGGACTTCCCGAAGTGCTGGACGCCATTTCCACGCACCTCTTAAACGACACCATCTGGCCGGACTTCACGGTCATACCGGCCAACTCGCCGGTGCTCACCTATGTGCCCATGCCATCCAGAACCCCTATTTCCGTAGGCGGACTCACCTTTAGTAACTGTCCAGTGAACCACGCCAAGTTCGCCAGCGGATTCGTAGTGTGGGGCACGGGCGACGACGAGGTCCTGGCCTACACCGGAGACATCGGTCAAAGTCCAGGATGGTGGGAATACTTGGCCACGCTGCCGGTGATGGTGAAGAACCTCATCACCGAGGCGTCCTTCCCCAACCACCTGGAAGAGCTGGCATTGGTTTCCAAACACCTCACTCCCAGGCTTCTGCGCCAGGAACTGGAGCACCTGCCCTACAGACCCAAGCTTTACATTTATCACATGAAGTCGCCCTTTTCCGAACAAATCCAGGAAGAGCTCCATCTGGCCATGGACGGCTACTCCTACCACCTCATGCGCGAGGAAGAGTCCTTCGACTTCTAA
- a CDS encoding L-seryl-tRNA(Sec) selenium transferase, whose translation MNTLYRLLPSMDRVLASLDGDPALAAAPRPLIREAAQAFLDGLREEIKSGIETDESRLAWETLAQRIACFTRAYVRPRFRRVLNATGVVVHTNLGRSVLPPCAVDAVASACRYYSNLEFDLATGQRGSRYSHVEGLLCKLTGAEAALVVNNNAAAVLLVLESLCKGREVVVSRGQLVEIGGSFRVPEVMAKSGANLREVGATNRTHLRDYEAAIGPETAALMRVHTSNFRIIGFTKEVSLEELAALGYERGLPVIEDLGSGTLYDFAQAGLHGEPMVPEVVAAGADVVTFSGDKVLGGPQAGIIVGKREYLDIIRKNQLTRALRIDKMTLAALEAVLRLYLDPEMARREVPTLAMICASPKELAEKAKSLARILKRTVGEHFDISLRAGASRVGGGAFPERDLPTTLACLYPKNSSLTVDELRMRLLDTDPPLTGRVEDGLFCLDPRTLSRDEFALVASALGQAALKNHC comes from the coding sequence GTGAACACCCTCTACCGACTCCTGCCCTCCATGGACCGTGTGCTCGCCTCCCTGGACGGAGACCCGGCTCTTGCCGCCGCGCCCAGGCCCCTCATCCGCGAAGCGGCCCAGGCCTTCCTGGACGGGCTGCGCGAGGAGATCAAATCCGGGATCGAGACCGATGAATCCCGCTTGGCCTGGGAGACGCTCGCCCAGCGTATCGCCTGCTTTACGCGCGCCTACGTGCGCCCGCGCTTTCGCCGGGTGCTGAACGCCACCGGTGTGGTTGTGCACACCAACCTGGGCCGTTCGGTGCTGCCTCCGTGCGCCGTGGATGCAGTGGCCAGCGCCTGCCGTTACTACTCCAACCTGGAGTTCGACCTCGCCACCGGACAGCGTGGCAGCCGATACAGCCATGTGGAAGGGCTTCTCTGCAAGCTTACCGGTGCTGAGGCCGCCCTGGTGGTCAACAACAACGCCGCTGCCGTGCTCCTGGTGCTGGAGAGCCTGTGCAAGGGCCGCGAGGTTGTGGTCTCGCGCGGGCAGCTGGTGGAGATAGGCGGATCGTTCCGGGTGCCAGAGGTCATGGCCAAAAGCGGGGCCAACCTGCGCGAGGTCGGCGCCACCAACCGCACCCACCTGCGCGACTATGAGGCGGCCATCGGCCCCGAGACAGCCGCGCTCATGCGGGTGCACACATCGAATTTCCGGATCATCGGCTTCACCAAGGAAGTGTCCCTGGAAGAGCTGGCCGCTCTGGGATACGAGCGCGGCCTGCCGGTCATAGAGGACCTGGGCAGCGGCACGCTCTACGATTTCGCCCAGGCCGGGCTTCACGGCGAGCCCATGGTGCCCGAAGTGGTGGCCGCAGGCGCGGACGTGGTCACCTTCTCGGGCGACAAGGTTTTAGGCGGGCCCCAGGCCGGAATCATCGTGGGCAAGCGCGAGTACCTGGACATTATCCGGAAAAACCAGCTCACCCGGGCGCTGCGTATCGACAAGATGACCCTGGCAGCCTTGGAGGCCGTGCTGCGACTCTACCTGGATCCAGAGATGGCCCGGCGCGAAGTGCCCACGCTGGCAATGATCTGCGCCTCCCCGAAGGAGCTTGCCGAAAAGGCCAAAAGCCTGGCCAGAATACTCAAGCGCACGGTAGGCGAGCACTTCGACATCTCGCTTCGTGCCGGTGCCTCGCGTGTTGGAGGCGGAGCTTTTCCGGAAAGGGATTTGCCTACCACGCTGGCATGCTTATATCCGAAGAATTCGTCTCTCACCGTGGACGAGCTGCGCATGCGTCTATTGGATACCGACCCGCCCCTGACCGGCCGGGTCGAGGATGGCCTTTTCTGCCTGGACCCGCGCACGCTTTCCAGGGACGAATTTGCTCTTGTCGCTTCGGCCCTTGGCCAGGCTGCATTAAAGAATCACTGCTAA
- a CDS encoding cation-transporting P-type ATPase encodes MDSLTDKIWHHLDSLKVVNILESESEKGLDSLEVKRRTMEFGPNAIKGRKGKTPLKRFLLQFHQPLIYILIGAGIITAALGEPVDSLVIIGVVLINAIVGYLQEAKAAGALEALAKSMVTEATVMRSSTVQRIPAAELVPGDIVLLRSGDKVPADLRLLASKNLQADESALTGESLPVEKDTAPLPLGTVLADRINMAYASTLVTYGQATGIVVSIGEGTEIGRISNLVSQADELATPLTRKIEEFSTFLLWAILALAGLTFLAGVVRGEAASEMFMAAVALAVGAIPEGLPAAVTVILAMGVSRMAARGAIIRKLPAVETLGGATLICSDKTGTLTQNQMTVTDIFAGEKTYAVSGSGYSVEGRIEGVEVLSEALAETLLAGILCNDTRIDAIEGGHTVIGDPTEAALLVSAHKGGIDHAEASRRLPRQDTLAFESQHQYMATLHSREGNDPVAYVKGAVEAVLTRASTRIGADGMALPLNAPAVQREAELMASRGLRVLAMARKRLASGSMTVGHQDISSGLEFLGLQGMIDPPRPEALAAVSSFRRAGVKVKMITGDHALTAAAIGGLLGLGGQTCKTPATCDVLTGAGMAEMPDAELTARALETSIFARVDPDQKLRLVMALQSQGEVVAMTGDGVNDAPALRQANIGVAMGRGGTEAAKEASDMILTDDNFATIEAAVEEGRGVYDNLLKFIVWTLPTNLGEGLVILVAVLLGTVLPILPVQILWINMTTAVALGLTLAFEPKEPGLMELPPRRTDHPILDKRLVLRIFLVSTILLLAAFGLFKWELASTNNEALARTVAVNVFVLVEAFYLFNSRSFTRSPFEIGFWTNKWLLGGFALMMVLQVMFTYLPAMNAMFHSAPVGLMSWVKAAGVGVIAYFAVEFEKRIELA; translated from the coding sequence ATGGACTCATTGACCGATAAAATCTGGCACCACCTCGATTCCCTCAAGGTGGTCAATATTCTTGAATCTGAATCTGAAAAAGGCCTGGATTCCTTGGAGGTTAAGCGCCGAACCATGGAGTTTGGCCCTAACGCCATTAAGGGACGCAAAGGCAAAACCCCTCTCAAGCGGTTTTTGCTGCAATTCCACCAGCCACTGATTTACATCCTCATTGGCGCTGGCATCATCACTGCCGCCTTGGGAGAACCCGTCGACTCCCTTGTGATCATCGGAGTCGTGCTTATCAACGCAATTGTTGGCTACTTGCAGGAGGCCAAGGCTGCCGGGGCGCTCGAAGCGCTGGCCAAGTCTATGGTCACTGAAGCCACGGTGATGAGATCCTCAACAGTACAGCGCATCCCTGCGGCGGAGCTGGTGCCGGGCGATATTGTTTTGCTGCGCTCCGGGGACAAGGTTCCGGCCGACCTTCGCCTTCTTGCCTCCAAGAATCTCCAGGCGGACGAATCCGCCCTTACCGGCGAATCCCTTCCCGTGGAAAAGGACACCGCCCCGCTACCGCTGGGCACGGTACTGGCCGACCGCATAAACATGGCCTACGCCTCCACGCTGGTCACGTACGGACAGGCGACCGGCATAGTGGTTTCCATTGGCGAAGGCACGGAGATCGGCAGAATATCGAACCTCGTGTCCCAGGCGGACGAGCTTGCCACTCCCTTAACCCGGAAGATTGAGGAGTTCAGCACATTCCTGCTCTGGGCAATATTGGCTCTTGCCGGACTTACTTTCCTGGCGGGCGTCGTCAGGGGCGAAGCGGCCTCCGAGATGTTCATGGCTGCGGTGGCTCTGGCGGTGGGGGCCATTCCCGAAGGATTACCAGCGGCAGTGACCGTCATCCTGGCCATGGGAGTTTCGCGGATGGCGGCTCGCGGCGCGATCATCCGCAAGCTTCCCGCCGTGGAAACCCTGGGCGGAGCGACGCTGATCTGTTCGGACAAGACCGGCACCCTGACGCAAAACCAGATGACCGTGACTGACATTTTTGCCGGCGAGAAGACCTATGCGGTCAGCGGCTCGGGGTACTCCGTGGAAGGCCGCATTGAGGGTGTAGAAGTACTAAGCGAAGCGTTGGCTGAAACGCTCCTGGCCGGAATCCTCTGCAATGACACCCGCATCGATGCCATAGAGGGCGGACACACCGTCATCGGCGACCCGACCGAAGCCGCCCTCCTGGTTTCGGCCCATAAAGGGGGAATCGACCATGCCGAGGCGTCCAGGCGGCTGCCCCGGCAGGACACGCTGGCTTTCGAGTCGCAGCATCAGTACATGGCGACGCTTCATAGCCGCGAGGGGAACGATCCCGTGGCTTATGTCAAAGGGGCCGTGGAGGCGGTGTTAACCAGGGCATCGACGCGAATCGGAGCCGACGGAATGGCGTTGCCCCTCAACGCGCCTGCCGTTCAGAGAGAAGCGGAACTGATGGCCTCCAGAGGGCTGCGCGTTCTGGCCATGGCCCGCAAGCGCCTGGCCTCGGGGAGCATGACCGTGGGCCACCAGGACATCTCTTCCGGCCTCGAGTTTCTCGGATTGCAGGGTATGATCGATCCTCCAAGACCCGAAGCCCTGGCTGCGGTTTCCTCCTTCAGGAGAGCGGGCGTAAAGGTGAAGATGATCACCGGCGACCACGCCTTGACCGCCGCCGCGATCGGCGGTCTGCTGGGCCTTGGAGGTCAGACCTGCAAGACCCCGGCTACGTGCGATGTGCTGACCGGGGCGGGCATGGCGGAGATGCCGGACGCCGAGCTTACGGCAAGGGCGTTGGAAACGAGCATATTCGCGCGCGTGGATCCCGACCAGAAGCTCAGGCTCGTCATGGCCCTTCAAAGCCAAGGGGAGGTCGTGGCCATGACTGGAGACGGAGTCAACGATGCTCCGGCGCTCAGACAGGCCAACATCGGCGTGGCCATGGGACGGGGTGGGACCGAGGCCGCCAAGGAGGCCTCGGACATGATCCTCACCGACGACAACTTTGCGACCATTGAGGCGGCGGTGGAGGAAGGCCGTGGAGTGTACGACAACCTCCTGAAATTCATCGTCTGGACATTGCCGACAAACCTAGGAGAGGGGCTTGTCATCCTTGTAGCTGTCCTCTTGGGGACGGTCCTGCCTATTCTGCCAGTGCAGATTTTGTGGATCAACATGACAACCGCCGTGGCCCTCGGGCTAACCCTGGCCTTTGAACCCAAAGAACCGGGCCTGATGGAATTGCCGCCCCGGCGAACCGATCATCCGATCCTCGACAAGCGATTGGTTCTGCGCATCTTCCTGGTTAGCACGATCCTGCTGCTTGCCGCCTTTGGACTCTTCAAGTGGGAACTCGCGAGCACTAACAATGAGGCTCTGGCCAGGACCGTGGCCGTAAATGTGTTCGTGTTAGTGGAAGCGTTCTACCTGTTCAACAGCCGCTCCTTCACCCGCTCTCCCTTTGAGATTGGCTTTTGGACAAACAAGTGGCTGCTGGGTGGCTTCGCCCTGATGATGGTGCTGCAGGTCATGTTCACGTATCTCCCGGCCATGAACGCCATGTTCCATTCGGCCCCGGTCGGACTCATGAGCTGGGTCAAGGCGGCGGGAGTAGGCGTGATCGCCTATTTCGCGGTGGAGTTTGAAAAGCGGATCGAGCTAGCCTGA
- a CDS encoding aminopeptidase, giving the protein MMNCLEHDSKSCWEVYSSAKDRKAMDELAKRYVEFLTVCKTERETIAYVKKRLLEAKFKENTNGEFSGSACFKIFKGKTVFIARKGKRPLSKGFRLLGAHADTPRLDLKQRPIYEDCNVSQAKTHYYGGIRKHQWLARPLALHGVVAKTDGSVVEIRIGEEPDDPVFTIPDLLPHLAYKQMEQKLSDAFEAEKLNIIMGHAPSKEEIDAKKNNSKACVKNRVLTLLNERFGISETDLYSAELQAVPAGPARFVGLDGSLIGGYGHDDRLCVFAGLEAILAAPKPEHTQIVLFWDKEEIGSEGATGARSRYFEHCLEDLVDAWEPGTRLSKIFHASKAVSADVNAALDPDYQDVHEKMNACLLGHGPTFNKFTGHRGKVGASDAHFEYVAWIRGIMDKAGVPWQMAELGKVDLGGGGTVAKFLAEHCMDIIDFGPPVLSMHSPFELCSKADLYASLKAYQAFLLS; this is encoded by the coding sequence ATGATGAACTGCCTTGAACACGACTCGAAAAGCTGCTGGGAGGTTTACTCGTCCGCCAAGGACCGCAAGGCCATGGACGAACTCGCCAAGCGCTATGTGGAGTTCCTAACAGTCTGCAAGACCGAGCGCGAGACCATCGCCTATGTGAAGAAGCGTCTGCTGGAAGCCAAATTCAAGGAGAACACCAACGGAGAGTTCTCCGGAAGCGCCTGCTTCAAGATATTCAAAGGCAAGACCGTGTTCATTGCCCGCAAGGGTAAAAGGCCTCTGTCCAAGGGTTTCCGTCTGCTGGGCGCCCACGCCGACACCCCGCGCCTGGACCTCAAGCAGCGGCCCATCTACGAGGACTGCAACGTCTCCCAGGCCAAGACCCACTACTACGGCGGCATCCGCAAGCACCAATGGCTGGCCAGACCCCTGGCCCTGCACGGGGTGGTGGCCAAGACCGACGGATCAGTGGTGGAGATTCGCATCGGCGAGGAACCTGACGACCCGGTCTTCACCATTCCGGATCTGTTGCCGCACCTGGCCTACAAGCAGATGGAGCAGAAGCTCTCCGACGCCTTCGAGGCGGAAAAGCTCAACATCATCATGGGCCACGCTCCCTCCAAGGAGGAGATCGACGCCAAGAAGAACAACTCCAAGGCCTGCGTGAAGAACCGGGTGCTCACCCTGCTCAACGAGCGCTTCGGCATAAGCGAGACGGACCTCTACTCCGCCGAGCTCCAGGCCGTTCCGGCCGGCCCGGCCAGGTTCGTGGGTCTGGACGGCTCTCTCATCGGCGGCTACGGCCACGACGACCGGCTGTGCGTGTTCGCCGGGCTTGAGGCCATCCTGGCCGCGCCCAAGCCCGAGCACACCCAGATCGTTCTTTTCTGGGACAAGGAGGAAATCGGCTCCGAGGGGGCCACAGGCGCGCGTTCCAGGTACTTTGAGCACTGCCTGGAAGACCTTGTCGACGCCTGGGAGCCGGGAACAAGGCTGTCCAAGATCTTTCACGCCTCCAAGGCGGTGTCCGCCGACGTCAACGCGGCGCTCGACCCGGACTACCAGGACGTGCACGAGAAGATGAACGCGTGCCTTTTGGGCCACGGGCCCACCTTCAACAAGTTTACCGGGCACCGGGGCAAGGTGGGAGCAAGCGACGCCCACTTCGAATACGTGGCCTGGATCCGCGGGATCATGGACAAGGCCGGGGTGCCCTGGCAGATGGCTGAGCTTGGCAAGGTGGACCTGGGTGGCGGCGGAACCGTGGCCAAGTTCCTGGCCGAGCACTGCATGGACATCATCGATTTCGGCCCGCCCGTGCTCTCCATGCACAGCCCGTTCGAGCTGTGCAGCAAAGCCGATCTCTATGCTTCGCTCAAGGCCTACCAGGCATTCCTGCTGAGCTGA
- a CDS encoding bifunctional folylpolyglutamate synthase/dihydrofolate synthase gives MDLGLQRISSALGALGITHASDVSIQVVGTNGKGSTSTFLAQILTTSGLKTGLYTSPHFLCPRERILVDGRELPETAWLEAAEAVLRSSEDRSPEFRLTYFELLTVMAAWLFREHGCAAAVFEAGLGGAHDATTALRHDLTVIAPIGLDHQAILGPTLADIARDKARAMRPGVPAVTADQNLEVMAELKTVAAETGAPLHFAGDIADADAAVWPTQPGMPGPHQAENLKLALAAHHLLAKTHCLPAGPKALHLAAREAFIPGRLQIIPPSTGWPTFILDGAHNLPGLECLIHALSHLEIKPQAVVFACLGDKDIDAMLPLVRSLTDGTIIVPGIDAPGRASDPMELAGRIGERAVPVRDMAEALRMVKGSDGVVLVCGSLYLLAEVYKLRPQWLKRR, from the coding sequence ATGGACCTGGGGCTACAGCGCATCTCCTCGGCGCTCGGCGCCCTGGGAATCACCCATGCTTCTGACGTGAGCATCCAGGTGGTCGGCACCAACGGCAAGGGGTCAACGTCCACGTTTCTGGCGCAAATTCTCACCACTTCGGGGTTGAAAACCGGGCTGTACACATCCCCTCATTTTCTTTGCCCGCGCGAGCGCATTCTGGTCGACGGCCGGGAGCTGCCTGAAACCGCCTGGCTGGAGGCGGCCGAAGCGGTGCTGCGCTCAAGCGAGGACCGCTCGCCAGAGTTCAGGCTCACCTATTTCGAGCTGCTCACGGTCATGGCGGCCTGGCTCTTTCGCGAACACGGCTGCGCCGCGGCAGTTTTCGAGGCCGGGCTCGGAGGAGCCCACGACGCCACCACCGCCCTGCGACACGACCTCACGGTGATTGCCCCCATCGGCCTTGATCACCAGGCCATATTGGGCCCCACCCTGGCTGACATCGCCCGGGACAAGGCGCGCGCCATGCGTCCAGGCGTTCCAGCAGTGACCGCTGACCAAAATCTCGAAGTCATGGCGGAGCTCAAAACCGTGGCAGCAGAAACTGGAGCCCCTTTGCATTTTGCGGGAGACATTGCCGACGCCGATGCAGCTGTATGGCCCACTCAGCCCGGCATGCCCGGACCACACCAGGCTGAGAACCTGAAATTGGCTCTTGCCGCTCATCACCTCCTAGCCAAGACGCACTGTCTTCCGGCCGGTCCGAAAGCCCTGCATCTGGCCGCGCGTGAAGCCTTCATTCCGGGCAGGCTCCAGATCATCCCTCCCAGCACCGGCTGGCCTACCTTCATACTGGACGGAGCCCACAACCTTCCGGGCCTGGAATGTCTGATCCACGCACTGTCCCACCTGGAAATAAAACCCCAGGCCGTCGTATTCGCCTGCCTGGGCGACAAGGACATAGATGCCATGCTCCCCCTGGTCCGTTCCCTGACGGACGGAACCATCATCGTGCCGGGCATCGATGCCCCGGGCCGGGCTTCGGACCCGATGGAACTGGCCGGGCGCATCGGTGAACGCGCCGTGCCGGTGCGCGACATGGCCGAGGCTCTGCGCATGGTGAAAGGAAGCGACGGAGTAGTGCTGGTCTGCGGATCGCTGTATCTGCTGGCCGAGGTATACAAGTTAAGGCCCCAGTGGTTGAAGAGGCGGTAG
- a CDS encoding NAD(P)/FAD-dependent oxidoreductase, giving the protein MERRFFLQLSAWAAAASLAGWSCAGRRTNKSESGGYDAVIIGAGLGGLTCAAYMAKNGLKPLVVEQHSVPGGYATSFPRQAGQREFTCEVSLHASALTTPGSRQMLEDLGIMKKLELVEHPHSWVSRFPGFSVKVPAKVGLDGFERQLAGLFPGERAGLKEYFSMWRGVAREMHELSKGLPQAQKGMFPKLFPTLWLIRDKTIGDLVDSHIRDKKLKAVLTQSCGYYGLPPSRLSAFYYLYPTAEYLEYGGMYVKGTSQALSDALAASVRESGGEVLLDTLVKGVLVENGHAVGVRTGDGKEHRAGVVVCNASVPKLFGELLPPSARDEKEVARLDALEPSPASFIVWLGLDQDVTKRFPEPEASFYAGTDMEANYRAGMACDFERSGFSMMLYDNLVPGFSPPGCSSICLVALCGYDHWKPFEADYLAGRKTAYHEEKKRLTQMLIYMAETRAIPGLSKMIVMRDSSTPLTNVRFTLNQGGAIYGYNQTVGNSFMSRLPNKTGIKGLYLASAWGNPGGGFTGAMSGGKKAFKDVMENAG; this is encoded by the coding sequence ATGGAACGCAGATTCTTCCTTCAACTCTCGGCCTGGGCCGCTGCGGCAAGCTTGGCCGGGTGGAGCTGCGCTGGAAGGCGGACTAACAAGTCTGAATCCGGCGGTTACGACGCCGTCATCATCGGCGCCGGCCTTGGTGGCCTGACGTGCGCAGCATACATGGCCAAGAACGGATTAAAACCGCTCGTTGTGGAACAGCACTCCGTTCCCGGCGGATACGCCACATCGTTCCCGCGACAGGCCGGGCAACGGGAGTTCACCTGCGAGGTGTCCCTGCACGCTTCGGCTTTGACCACTCCGGGCTCGCGCCAAATGCTTGAAGATCTGGGAATTATGAAAAAACTGGAGCTCGTGGAGCATCCTCATTCCTGGGTGTCCAGGTTCCCGGGTTTCTCAGTGAAAGTGCCGGCGAAAGTCGGGCTGGACGGTTTCGAGCGCCAGCTAGCGGGGCTTTTCCCTGGTGAACGGGCTGGCTTGAAGGAGTATTTCTCCATGTGGCGGGGAGTGGCCAGGGAGATGCACGAACTGTCCAAGGGATTGCCGCAGGCCCAAAAAGGCATGTTCCCCAAGCTGTTCCCAACGCTCTGGCTCATCAGGGACAAGACCATCGGGGATCTTGTGGACAGCCACATCCGGGACAAAAAGCTCAAGGCCGTACTCACCCAGAGCTGCGGCTATTACGGTCTTCCCCCCTCCAGACTGTCCGCATTCTACTACCTCTATCCCACTGCCGAGTACCTGGAGTACGGGGGGATGTATGTTAAGGGCACATCCCAGGCCCTTTCCGATGCCCTGGCAGCTTCGGTGAGGGAGTCGGGGGGAGAGGTTCTGCTCGACACGCTGGTGAAGGGTGTCCTCGTGGAAAACGGCCACGCTGTCGGTGTGAGAACCGGGGATGGGAAGGAGCACAGAGCCGGCGTGGTGGTGTGCAACGCAAGCGTTCCGAAGCTTTTCGGCGAATTGCTTCCGCCATCAGCGCGGGATGAGAAGGAAGTTGCCAGACTCGATGCTCTGGAGCCGAGCCCGGCAAGTTTCATCGTGTGGCTGGGGCTCGACCAGGACGTAACCAAGCGCTTTCCCGAACCCGAAGCGTCATTCTACGCCGGGACTGACATGGAGGCCAACTACAGGGCGGGCATGGCCTGCGATTTCGAGCGGTCGGGGTTTTCCATGATGCTCTACGACAACCTCGTTCCAGGGTTTTCTCCTCCAGGGTGCTCCAGCATCTGCCTGGTGGCGCTCTGCGGGTACGACCATTGGAAGCCGTTCGAGGCAGACTATCTGGCCGGGCGCAAAACAGCCTACCACGAGGAGAAGAAACGGCTGACGCAAATGCTGATCTACATGGCCGAGACCCGGGCAATCCCCGGGCTTTCCAAGATGATCGTCATGCGCGATTCGAGCACGCCGCTCACCAACGTTCGCTTCACCTTGAACCAGGGGGGAGCGATCTACGGCTACAACCAGACGGTGGGCAATTCCTTCATGAGTCGTCTGCCTAATAAGACGGGCATTAAGGGGCTGTATCTGGCAAGTGCCTGGGGCAACCCGGGGGGCGGGTTCACCGGGGCCATGTCCGGGGGAAAGAAGGCCTTCAAGGATGTGATGGAGAACGCCGGCTAG